One Microcaecilia unicolor chromosome 4, aMicUni1.1, whole genome shotgun sequence genomic region harbors:
- the LOC115468985 gene encoding interferon-induced transmembrane protein 3-like — protein sequence MTSYVPYNQGATIVTMPMITPAQDHVLWSFFNAMFCNCFCLGFVALIYSIKARDRKVLGDNQGASHYGATAKTFNIIVSVLIGIVFFLSLIPIIIILSSSRPY from the exons ATGACCTCTTATGTGCCTTATAACCAAGGGGCAACCATTGTGACAATGCCCATGATCACCCCAGCCCAAGACCATGTCCTCTGGTCGTTCTTCAATGCCATGTTCTGCAATTGCTTCTGCCTTGGCTTTGTCGCCTTAATTTACTCCATTAAG GCTAGAGACCGAAAAGTTCTGGGCGATAACCAAGGCGCCAGCCATTACGGTGCCACAGCGAAGACTTTTAACATCATTGTGTCAGTACTCATTGGGATCGTTTTCTTCCTCAGTCTAATCCCCATCATCATCATTCTTTCTAGTTCACGTCCATATTAA
- the IFITM5 gene encoding interferon-induced transmembrane protein 5, whose amino-acid sequence MPRDTAVCPSVTAVSTEDFSFTTMDTSYPREDFPPATPSKPDRSHTVITIGPPVVPRDYLIWSIFNTIYMNLCCFGFMALVYSVKARDQKVAGDVDSARHYGSKAKCYNILATIWNVTVPLLLIALVVTGVIHLSNITQESINFFNLKYFVSDDDRK is encoded by the exons ATGCCAAGGGACACTGCTGTTTGTCCTTCTGTCACTGCTGTTAGTACTGAGGACTTCTCcttcaccaccatggacacttcATACCCCCGTGAGGACTTCCCTCCTGCTACACCTAGCAAACCTGATCGCTCTCATACAGTAATTACCATTGGACCCCCAGTTGTGCCACGAGACTACTTGATCTGGTCTATCTTCAACACCATCTACATGAACCTCTGCTGCTTCGGTTTCATGGCCTTGGTTTATTCTGTCAAG GCACGAGACCAGAAGGTAGCCGGAGATGTGGACTCTGCCCGTCACTATGGTTCTAAAGCCAAATGTTACAATATCCTGGCCACGATATGGAATGTGACTGTGCCACTCCTGCTCATCGCCCTGGTGGTCACAGGAGTGATTCACCTCTCCAACATCACTCAGGAGTCCATCAATTTCTTCAATCTCAAGTACTTTGTCAGTGACGATGATAGGAAGTGA